A window of the Branchiostoma floridae strain S238N-H82 chromosome 12, Bfl_VNyyK, whole genome shotgun sequence genome harbors these coding sequences:
- the LOC118428267 gene encoding uncharacterized protein LOC118428267: MTLCVVCDRTVTRRQHALCCDGCERWQHRICKIDGQTICDTGISQDFYRRLVREEVSLGEWLCSVCRATGEVAQDEEETMDLSLGDGLPGGSGAEEEMEAPEDEAEVPREPTSPIPMPRVVLEDSIGDLSVEEDLPVGAERDVTFSLVKKGTKRGADKLTDSLGFAYTVRKR; the protein is encoded by the exons ATGACTCTGTGCGTTGTATGCGATAGAACTGTGACGAGACGTCAACATGCTCTGTGTTGTGACGGGTGTGAGCGGTGGCAACATAGGATATGCAAGATTGACGGTCAAACCATATGCGATACCG GAATATCGCAGGATTTCTACAGGCGCCTGGTCAGAGAGGAGGTCAGCCTAGGAGAGTGGCTCTGCAGCGTGTGCCGGGCGACAGGAGAGGTGGCCCAAGATGAGGAGGAGACGATGGATTTGAGCTTGGGGGACGGACTGCCTGGCGGATCCGGAGCGGAAGAGGAGATGGAGGCGCCGGAAGATGAAGCCGAGGTCCCCCGTGAACCCACGAGTCCCATCCCGATGCCTCGTGTGGTCCTGGAGGATTCCATCGGCGACTTGAGCGTGGAGGAGGACCTTCCTGTCGGAGCAGAGCGCGACGTCACCTTCAGCTTGGTCAAGAAGGGCACGAAGCGAGGTGCAGATAAGCTGACAGACAGCTTGGGCTTCGCCTACACGGTCAGGAAGAGGTAA